The sequence below is a genomic window from Fuerstiella sp..
TATTCCGTACTGTTGACTTCGTCTTTCCGGGCCTGAACCTGCCAAGATCAGCGTCTGGCGGTCCGAAGTCTATCAATCCTGACACCGACGTGTGAGAACACACACTTCTATTTCGGCCAGATCAAGCCGACTGGCAGTATTGGTGAATCGTAAATCTCCGGCCCTTCGCTCCGGCGTCTGACCTCATCACGCACGAAAGCTTCGTACCGCGTGGCGGTTCTGTGTGTGTGTGTGTGTGTGTGTGTTGAGGTTCTCAATCACCAGTACGACCTTCGACGTCGGATGCGTCAACAGGCGATGCAAAAAAGTTCAATACACAATCGATGAATCCGCTTCACTACCTCCACCTCGATGGATATCGATTTTGCGTCATGAAACATCTCTGAGCTTCAAGTGACACATGAACGCCTCGAGGACGATGACGTTATGAGCTATTCTCAGCACTGGCTTCGGTCAAACGGCCCTCCAGAAACGTGGACAGATTACAGAGTTCGGCCACAGATTCCACGATAACGTCCGGACGATAAGCGTACTCGTCAAGATCATCTCGGGTTGTCCCTCCGGTCAACGTAAGTACCGTTCGATATCCCATTTGAACGCCACCAAGGATATCGGTTTCCATAGTGTCCCCCAGCATTATGGTATGTGACGTGGCTAGTCCAAGCTCTTTTCGGGCGGCTCGCATCATGACGGGACTCGGTTTGCCGACACTGAACGCTTTGATCCCCGTCACAGCCTCCAGATAAGCTACCGTTGCCCCGCAACCGGGACGAGTGCCGGTTTGCGTAGGGCAATTCGGGTCAAGATTGGTTGCGATCAACTTTGCACCGGCAAGGATCATATTGACTGCGTTTTCCAGGGCATCCAGTGTTACCGTACGGCCCTCTCCCACGACAACGAAATCAGGTGAATGATCTACAATCGAATACCCATTCCTGTGCAGCGCCTGCAGTAAGCCCCCTTCCCCGATGACATAAGCCGTACCGGCTGGTTTTTTCGCTGCCAAAAATCTCGCGGTGGCCATCGCACATGTAAAGATATTGTGCTCGTCGACAAGAACCCCCATACGTGCCAATTTGGTTTGAACGTCACGCCTCGTACGCTGGCTATTGTTCGTCAAAAAAACAAAAGGCACTTGATCTTTTCGTAGTTCCTGAATAAATCGATCAGCCCCTGGAATCAACTCACTGCCTCGGTAGATGACTCCATCCATATCGATAAGGAAACCTGTTTGCATGGTTAACTCCGTAAATGTCATGGCTGTTCAGTTCACTAGCGACAGCAAGTCACGTGCCATATACGGGTAAGCAACAGTGCCTGTTTCGCAACTGTAAAAATAGTCGGAATGCTGTTTTTGTAAGCATGGTGTCGTACGATTGGCAGGCAAAACATCATGCCGTAGGCGTTCAGCGTCGTAACCAAAATACCCCGGGTACGAT
It includes:
- a CDS encoding HAD-IIA family hydrolase, with the translated sequence MQTGFLIDMDGVIYRGSELIPGADRFIQELRKDQVPFVFLTNNSQRTRRDVQTKLARMGVLVDEHNIFTCAMATARFLAAKKPAGTAYVIGEGGLLQALHRNGYSIVDHSPDFVVVGEGRTVTLDALENAVNMILAGAKLIATNLDPNCPTQTGTRPGCGATVAYLEAVTGIKAFSVGKPSPVMMRAARKELGLATSHTIMLGDTMETDILGGVQMGYRTVLTLTGGTTRDDLDEYAYRPDVIVESVAELCNLSTFLEGRLTEASAENSS